From a single Tachypleus tridentatus isolate NWPU-2018 chromosome 6, ASM421037v1, whole genome shotgun sequence genomic region:
- the LOC143253976 gene encoding mucolipin-3-like, translating to MSFKHSNSKNVDEEPHSAASFHVGGDDEGGTVNRNMINLNRSDENPINHNLNSAIDQQPVSGFEEQPNIPCHSFTEPASNTTGLRRSCSFTPHMRDRMRRKLQFFFMNPIEKWQAKGRFPWKLGLQVIKIIFITVQLALFGYDASKYRQQHENTVKTFRHVFLRGWDATREIVSYPPAAGQYAVYTKPEFFQSIDNVIHKYATVTNTTIGSYGYDSDDGGMSSLWFCKRQYRKGEVFPFNVTLNYDSTSVDSCLEIPSLYPAGDKRWENFHMKYFLKEHNSSINFNNLIYAELKFSLKTVFLKSLTKFDSPDCFLFDIVIKFDNSLHDGQVLVLLNAESKKLICSSNVQYVETDKVDYYWRQVLNGLVIFLCIMSLVLCGRSLYKGQLLRQQTTVFFNKQYGKSLSFQDQLEFVDFWYVLIIVNDCLIIIGSAMKFQIEQKIIEGDQYNICSILLGTGNLLVWLGILRYLGFFSKYNVLILTLKTALPNVLRFTLCVMLLYCGFCFCGWVVLGPYHIKFRYLSTASECLFAMMNGDDLFATFAILNTHSDLVWWFSRIYLYVFISLFIYVVISLFIAVIMDSYDTIKRYHEQGFPKTDLQEFISEGNEGATSGVYRQDSTNKQFMDYLIMWCLRPCQPRQREYEQF from the coding sequence ATGTCTTTCAAACATTCTAATTCAAAAAACGTCGATGAAGAACCTCATTCGGCAGCAAGTTTTCATGTTGGAGGTGATGATGAGGGTGGCACTGTTAATAGAAATATGATTAATTTGAATAGGTCAGACGAAAATCCTATTAATCATAACCTCAACTCTGCCATTGACCAACAACCAGTGTCTGGCTTTGAAGAACAACCAAATATTCCTTGCCATTCTTTCACAGAACCAGCAAGTAATACTACTGGTTTGAGAAGGTCATGCTCATTTACCCCACATATGAGAGATCGTATGAGAAGaaaacttcagtttttttttatgaatccaATTGAAAAATGGCAAGCTAAAGGTAGATTCCCATGGAAGCTAGGACTTCAGgtgatcaaaataatatttataactgtcCAGCTAGCTCTGTTTGGCTATGATGCTTCCAAGTACAGACAACAAcatgaaaatactgttaaaactttCAGACATGTATTTTTGAGAGGCTGGGATGCAACACGTGAAATTGTTTCATACCCACCAGCAGCTGGACAGTATGCAGTATATACAAAACCAGAATTTTTCCAGTCTATTGACAATGTAATTCATAAATATGCCACTGTTACAAACACTACAATTGGATCTTATGGCTATGATAGTGATGATGGTGGAATGTCTTCATTGTGGTTCTGTAAAAGACAATATAGAAAAGGAGAGGTGTTTCCATTTAATGTGACTTTGAATTATGACAGTACTTCAGTTGATAGTTGTCTGGAAATCCCCTCTTTGTATCCAGCTGGAGACAAGAGATGGGAAAACTTTCATATGAAATATTTCCTAAAAGAACATAATAGTTcaattaatttcaataacttgATTTATGCTGAATTGAAGTTTAGTCtgaaaactgtgtttttaaaATCTCTGACAAAATTTGACAGTCCAGACTGTTTTCTCTTTGACATAGTAATCAAGTTTGATAATTCTCTTCATGATGGTCAAGTCCTGGTTCTTTTAAATGCTGAATCAAAGAAACTGATTTGTAGTAGCAATGTTCAGTATGTTGAAACAGATAAAGTTGATTACTACTGGAGGCAAGTTTTGAATGGCTTagttatttttttgtgtattatgtCACTAGTTCTCTGTGGAAGATCACTTTACAAAGGGCAGTTACTACGACAACAAACTACCGTGTTTTTTAACAAGCAGTATGGTAAATCCTTGTCCTTTCAGGATCAACTGGAATTTGTTGACTTTTGGTATGTGTTGATAATTGTTAATGACTGTTTGATAATTATAGGTTCTGCAATGAAGTTTCAAATAGAGCAAAAAATTATTGAGGGTGACCAGTATAACATTTGTTCAATTTTACTTGGTACTGGAAACCTTCTCGTGTGGCTAGGAATACTCCGCTACTTGGGATTTTTCAGTAAGTATAATGTTCTTATTCTTACGTTAAAGACGGCTTTACCTAACGTTCTGCGATTCACATTGTGTGTTATGCTACTGTACTGTGGCTTTTGTTTCTGTGGTTGGGTTGTTTTGGGTCCCTACCACATCAAGTTCCGTTACCTGAGCACTGCGTCTGAATGTCTGTTTGCCATGATGAATGGGGATGACCTCTTTGCTACATTTGCCATCCTTAACACACACAGTGACCTCGTGTGGTGGTTCTCTAGGATATATCTCTATGTCTTTATAAGtctgtttatttatgttgttattagCTTGTTTATAGCAGTTATCATGGATTCATATGACACTATCAAGAGGTATCATGAGCAAGGCTTTCCAAAGACAGATCTGCAGGAGTTCATCTCAGAAGGTAACGAGGGAGCAACTAGTGGAGTGTATCGCCAagattcaacaaataaacagtttatggATTATTTGATCATGTGGTGCTTGAGACCATGTCAACCAAGACAGAGAGAATatgaacagttttaa